One genomic region from Pyxicephalus adspersus chromosome 1, UCB_Pads_2.0, whole genome shotgun sequence encodes:
- the RS1 gene encoding LOW QUALITY PROTEIN: retinoschisin (The sequence of the model RefSeq protein was modified relative to this genomic sequence to represent the inferred CDS: substituted 1 base at 1 genomic stop codon) has translation MYLHKRTALLVLLFWLEAVESGKSGDETSSADVLTTSEWLNKACKCDCHGGSGSVPSSKITGLDCMPECPYHKPLGFESGAVTLDQISCSNQEQYTGWYTSWTPNKARLNGQGFGCAWLSKFQDNGQWIQIDLREIKIISGILTQGRXDTDEWMTKYSVQYKVDDSLNWVYYKDQTGNNRVFYGNSDRSSTVQNFLRPPIIARYIRIIPLGWHVRIAIRMELLECMSKCA, from the exons ctgTTGAAAGTGGCAAATCTGGAGATGAGACTTCATCAGCTGATG TGTTAACCACCAGCGAG TGGCTTAATAAGGCCTGCAAGTGTGACTGCCATGGGGGAAGTGGATCAGTGCCATCTTCTAAAATTACTGGACTGGACTGCATGCCAG AATGTCCATACCATAAGCCTCTGGGGTTTGAATCAGGTGCAGTTACTTTAGACCAGATAAGTTGCTCCAATCAAGAGCAGTATACAGGCTGGTATACTTCCTGGACCCCAAACAAAGCCCGACTCAATGGCCAAGGATTTGG GTGCGCATGGCTGTCCAAATTCCAGGACAATGGTCAGTGGATACAAATTGATCTGAGGGAAATAAAAATTATCTCTGGGATTTTGACTCAGGGAAGATGAGACACAGATGAATGGATGACTAAGTACAGTGTGCAGTACAAAGTGGATGATTCACTGAACTGGGTTTACTACAAAGACCAAACTGGAAACAATCGG GTGTTTTATGGGAACTCAGATCGCTCATCTACTGTGCAGAATTTTCTTCGACCTCCAATCATTGCACGCTACATCAGGATTATTCCACTAGGGTGGCATGTTCGCATCGCTATAAGGATGGAGTTATTGGAATGTATGAGCAAATGTGCTTGA